The Actinomycetes bacterium nucleotide sequence ACATGGACGGTGACGGTCGCGGTGTCGCCCCATGTCCATCCCCAAACTGCCTGCATCAGCTCCTCGCGCGAGAAGGCGACCCTCGGGTTGCGCATCAGGTGGGCGAGCAGGTCGAACTCCTTGACGGTCAGGTGGACCGCCTCGCCGTCGACGGTGACCTCGCGTGACATCGGGTCGAGCTTCACCGCCCCGGCATGCAGGGCGGGCAGGTCCTTGTCGGAGCCGGGGGTGCCGGCTTCGCTTCGCCGCAGTACCGCGCCGATCCGCGCGGTGAGCTCGCGCGGGGAGAACGGCTTGGTCACGTAGTCATCCGCTCCCAGTTCGAGTCCCAGCACCCGGTCGTCCTCGGTGGAGCGGGCGGTGAGCATGACCACGGGAATGGGTGCGCTGCGCCTCAGCCGCTGGCACACCTCGAGACCGTCGATGCCTGGAAGCATGATGTCGAGCACCACGAGGTCGGGCTGCCAATCGAGCGCCTTCGACAGCCCGGACTCACCCGTGCATTCCACGGCCACGTCGTAGCCCTCGCGGCTCAGGTACCGCGACACGACCTCGGACAGCGTGTCGTCGTCCTCCACCACGAGGATCCGCCGGTCCTGCCCGGCAGCGGTTGCCATGCCTCAGATGCTACGGCGGCGAGCATGCCGCACGGCTGCGTGGGCGCTTTGTTCAGCGATCCGTAACAAGTTCTGCCGCCCTGGTTCAGCCGCCGCTGGTTAGCCTCGGCAGGGTGATCGACCGGATCGACGCCCTGGAGGAACGCCGCCAGGTCGTTGCTGCCCGCGACGTGCACTCCGAGCGCCTTGCCGCCCAACTCGGTGCGCTGCTCGGTGCTGCGTTCACGATCTGCCTGGTTACCGGGCTGTTGTCGCACCTGCACCAGTACCCGCCCGACTGGCTTTCGATCCCCACTGTCCCAGCGGGCGCCTACAGGGTGAGTCAGGGGTTGCACGTGGCGACGGGCCTGGCGAGCATTCCGTTGCTGCTGGGCAAGCTCTATGTGGTTTCGCCGCAGTTGCCACGGTGGCCTCCGGTCGACAGCGTGGTCGATGCTATGGCCCGTCTGGCGCTGCTCCCGCTGGTTGGCGGGTCGATCTTCCTGCTGGTGAGTGGAACGGCCAACATCGCCGGTTGGTATCCCTGGGAGTTCTTCTTTCCCACCGGCCACTGGTGGGCCGCATGGCTCGTGCTCGGCGCCCTCATGGTGCACGTTGCCCTCCAGGCCCCCGTGTTGCGGCGCCTCTGGTGGCCGGGCCAGGTGCCCGACCAGGAGCGGGTGCGCTGGGATGACCCCGACGGCCACCGAACCGCGGCACCCGCGCCCGATGACACGTCCGATCCGGAGCGCCCCGTGGTTTCGATGACCCGACGCGGCCTGATCGCCGTGGTGGCCGCCGCAGTGGGCCTGATCACCTTGTTGACCGCCGGCCAGACGTTCCCGCCGTTGCGGCGCTTCACCGCCCTGGCGCCGCGCGATGCGGACTTCGGTCCGCAAGGCTTTCCGGTCAACCGAACTGCTGCTGCGGCGCGTACCGAGGGTCTGGCCGACGATCCCGACTACAGGCTCGTGGTCGTCGATCCGCTGGGCACCGAGGTGCCCTTCACGCTCGAACAGTTGCGCTCGATGACCCAGGTCACCCATGAGCTTCCCATCGCGTGTGTGGAGGGCTGGTCCGCGTCGGTGGTCTGGACCGGTGTGCCCATGGCCACCGTGCTGGAAGCGGCCGGTCTGGAGGCCGGTGACTTCGACGTGGTGGTGCGGTCCGCGCAGGAGAGCGGCCTGTACCGCAGCTCGGTGGTGGGTGCGCCGCTGGCCGCACGGGATGACTGCCTGCTGGCCATGCAGGTCGACGACGAACCACTTCACGAAGACCACGGAGCGCCCGTGCGGCTGGTCGCACCCAACCGACCCGGCGTGATGCAGACCAAGTGGGTCACTCGGTTGGAGGTCGCATGAGCGAGCGACACCTGGCGCGTCCCGGCCCTGTGGCGTGGCTGGTGATCCTGGCCGGCTTCGCGGTGATGGCCTGGTCGATCGCGGGTGTGTTCGCCGAGGCTGAGCGCACCGCCCCGGCCTCCTGGTTCACATGGCTCATCGGCGGAGCGTTGGTTCACGACCTGGTCGTGCTGCCGCTCGTGCTCCTGGTGGGAGCCGGCTTCGCCTCACTGGGACGCCCCGGCCTGGCGCGCAGCCTCCGCTGGGCGGTGGCCGTCGGTGCGATCATCACGGTGGCCTCCATCCCGGTCATCGGGCGCTTTGGCGAGCGCAGCGACAACCCGACCGTCCTTCCGCTTCCGGCCGGCCGCAACCTCGCACTGGTGTGGCTGGGCCTGCTGGTCGCCGCAGTGGTGGTCGGACTCATCTGGGACCGGCGGTTGCACAAGGAGTCCGCGTGACGGCCTCGCTCGAGTGCGCTGACACCGGGCTGCGTACGCCGCTGGCTGTGGGCGACTGGTCGCGCCCGGCCACCGCAGCCGAACTCGAGGTGCTTGAGGCGGTGGAGCCGACGGTGCTGGATGTGGGGTGTGGCCCCGGACGGATCGCGCACGCGCTGGGTGCAAGGGGAGTGCCGTCGCTTGGCATCGATGTTGCACCTTCGGCGCTGCGCTGCGCGTCGCAGGCCGGCGTGGCGGTGCTCGAACGGTCGGTGTTCGACCCACTCCCGGGCGAGGGCCGGTGGGGTACCGCCCTGTTGCTCGACGGCAACATCGGGATCGGCGGTGACCCCGTGGCGCTCCTCGCCCGGGTGTCCGAGCTGGTGCTCGACGGCGGGCGCCTGCTGGTCGAGCTCGGCGCGCCGGGCGCGCGCACGGCAACCACCACCGTGCGCGTCGTGGTCGAGTGCCAGCCGCCCGGGCCGTGGTTCTCATGGGCGACCGTGTCGGTCGACGACGTCGAGCCCATCGCCTGTTGCGCGGGGCTCCAGGTCGACGCGGTGCGTGTGGCCGACTCGCGGTACTTCGCGTGGCTGCGCTGATCGAACCCGGCGCGGTCACCGTGGCGGTGATCGCAAAGGAGCCGTTGCCGGGGCGCGCCAAGACGCGGTTGTGTCCTCCTTGCTCCCCGGCAGAAGCGGCCCGGGTGGCCGAGGCCGCCCTGCACGACACACTCGAGGCCGTCACCGGGGCCAACACGCGCCGGCGCGTCCTGTTCCTCGAGGGTGAGCCCGGCAGTTGGATGCCAAC carries:
- a CDS encoding molybdopterin-dependent oxidoreductase, translated to MHSERLAAQLGALLGAAFTICLVTGLLSHLHQYPPDWLSIPTVPAGAYRVSQGLHVATGLASIPLLLGKLYVVSPQLPRWPPVDSVVDAMARLALLPLVGGSIFLLVSGTANIAGWYPWEFFFPTGHWWAAWLVLGALMVHVALQAPVLRRLWWPGQVPDQERVRWDDPDGHRTAAPAPDDTSDPERPVVSMTRRGLIAVVAAAVGLITLLTAGQTFPPLRRFTALAPRDADFGPQGFPVNRTAAAARTEGLADDPDYRLVVVDPLGTEVPFTLEQLRSMTQVTHELPIACVEGWSASVVWTGVPMATVLEAAGLEAGDFDVVVRSAQESGLYRSSVVGAPLAARDDCLLAMQVDDEPLHEDHGAPVRLVAPNRPGVMQTKWVTRLEVA
- a CDS encoding response regulator transcription factor is translated as MATAAGQDRRILVVEDDDTLSEVVSRYLSREGYDVAVECTGESGLSKALDWQPDLVVLDIMLPGIDGLEVCQRLRRSAPIPVVMLTARSTEDDRVLGLELGADDYVTKPFSPRELTARIGAVLRRSEAGTPGSDKDLPALHAGAVKLDPMSREVTVDGEAVHLTVKEFDLLAHLMRNPRVAFSREELMQAVWGWTWGDTATVTVHVRRLRTKVESDPAAPGHLVTVAGGYRFEP